The following are encoded together in the Bradymonas sediminis genome:
- a CDS encoding complex I subunit 1/NuoH family protein, whose translation MPEILITLIKIIAIVFVFVMGLASLLTLFGDRKLSAKVQNRVGPMQAQFFGQSLAGIPHFLSDAVKMIFKEHVAPKGAHKFLYAIAPSLVFIPMLLGWAVIPFMDHYCVGEVQVLANYQEVCHGEYKNYFQIMNFNSGLLFAFAIASVSVYGAAIAGWASNSKFSMLGGLRSTAQMISYEVSLGLSLAGILLIYSTLDFNQMVLEQGTMLWGWIPLWGIVMQPVAFFIFFLAGMAETKRAPFDLPEGESEIVAGYHTEYSSMNFGIIQLSEYAATIFIAALITVIFLGGWQVPYLYADGFYFGGIADPALHIELPYIVTTVLRVVAMLSKIVFIVWLQFMMRWTLPRFRYDQVMVLGWKILLPLSLANLVITAIIVAIF comes from the coding sequence ATGCCGGAAATATTAATCACACTCATCAAGATCATCGCGATTGTATTCGTTTTCGTGATGGGATTGGCTAGCCTGTTGACCCTCTTCGGGGACCGTAAGCTATCCGCGAAGGTCCAGAACCGTGTCGGGCCGATGCAGGCGCAATTCTTCGGGCAAAGCCTGGCGGGTATTCCCCACTTCTTGTCCGATGCCGTCAAGATGATCTTCAAGGAGCACGTCGCCCCCAAAGGCGCCCATAAGTTCCTCTACGCCATCGCGCCGTCGTTGGTTTTCATCCCAATGTTGCTCGGCTGGGCCGTGATCCCCTTCATGGACCACTATTGCGTCGGTGAAGTGCAAGTCCTGGCGAATTACCAGGAGGTTTGTCACGGGGAATATAAAAACTATTTCCAGATCATGAACTTCAACTCGGGCCTGCTCTTCGCCTTCGCGATTGCGAGTGTCTCGGTTTACGGCGCGGCCATCGCGGGTTGGGCTTCCAATAGCAAATTCAGCATGTTGGGCGGCCTGCGCTCGACCGCTCAGATGATCTCCTACGAAGTCTCCCTCGGGCTCAGCCTGGCGGGCATCCTGCTTATTTACTCCACGCTCGACTTCAACCAGATGGTGCTTGAGCAGGGAACCATGCTTTGGGGTTGGATTCCGCTGTGGGGCATCGTGATGCAACCGGTCGCGTTCTTCATCTTCTTCCTCGCCGGCATGGCCGAGACCAAGCGTGCTCCGTTTGACCTCCCCGAGGGCGAATCCGAGATCGTCGCCGGCTACCACACCGAATATAGCTCGATGAACTTCGGTATCATTCAGCTGTCTGAGTATGCCGCGACCATCTTCATCGCCGCGCTCATCACCGTCATCTTCCTTGGCGGTTGGCAAGTTCCGTATCTGTACGCTGATGGTTTCTATTTCGGCGGCATTGCCGACCCGGCGTTGCATATCGAACTGCCCTATATCGTTACGACGGTGCTTCGGGTTGTCGCGATGCTGAGCAAGATTGTCTTCATCGTGTGGCTGCAGTTCATGATGCGCTGGACGCTGCCGCGCTTCCGCTATGACCAGGTCATGGTCCTTGGCTGGAAGATTCTGCTGCCGCTGAGCCTGGCGAACCTTGTCATCACCGCAATCATCGTCGCGATCTTCTAA
- a CDS encoding NuoI/complex I 23 kDa subunit family protein has translation MGTVRVKQVERVKSGLWEKSYIPEIARGLGVTMKHFFTNLNPSVKKRQIFTRDYPFGPADYYPERYRGMHRLMVREDGNVRCVACMCCSTICPADCIHIEAGEHDDPSIEKYPKLFVIDELRCIVCGLCVEACPCDAIRMDSGVHIKPFTDRKDAFFDRDLLMEHGGMSMAKQGGVRT, from the coding sequence ATGGGTACAGTACGAGTCAAACAAGTAGAACGTGTCAAATCCGGCCTCTGGGAGAAGAGTTATATCCCCGAGATCGCGCGCGGATTGGGTGTGACGATGAAGCATTTCTTCACCAACCTGAACCCGTCGGTCAAAAAGCGTCAGATTTTCACGCGTGATTACCCCTTCGGCCCGGCCGACTACTATCCCGAGCGCTACCGCGGCATGCACCGATTGATGGTGCGCGAAGACGGAAACGTTCGCTGTGTCGCGTGCATGTGCTGCTCCACGATTTGCCCGGCCGACTGTATTCACATCGAAGCCGGCGAGCATGACGACCCGAGCATCGAGAAATACCCCAAGCTCTTCGTCATCGACGAATTGCGCTGCATCGTCTGCGGACTCTGCGTGGAAGCCTGCCCGTGTGACGCCATCCGTATGGATTCGGGCGTGCATATTAAGCCCTTCACCGACCGCAAGGATGCGTTCTTTGACCGCGACCTCCTCATGGAGCATGGCGGCATGTCGATGGCCAAACAGGGTGGCGTGCGCACATGA
- a CDS encoding CHAP domain-containing protein — translation MGGARISGLRADSTHRAHTEVAIKPARNTTHLIVAAAASLGLVGLQGCAPGNNSPFHIYDSPLLAGDFDSNYPRSRSYDPFASKQGGGPTRAVRDADGAKPASVEIASAGRDTSSDMPPLISQKRQHPTQKGAPAPDEESARSAPQPAPETRPAQPRSGAAADAADYIWSVYALNGVAFPADSRRSLPALFRACKDRGEIDHSTAPAIGDIVFFHNSVDSNQDGRNNDWYTHAGIVESHADNGSVTLLSYRGDKVDRLIMSLESPDASMDRHGGKLNSQLRAPADDDAPFTQYLAGQLFAGTCSALGERAQFVIVDNWEPGMHLEK, via the coding sequence ATGGGCGGCGCGAGAATTTCAGGCCTCAGGGCCGATTCGACGCATAGAGCCCACACGGAGGTCGCCATCAAACCTGCACGAAATACAACCCACCTTATCGTTGCTGCAGCCGCATCACTTGGACTGGTTGGTCTCCAGGGTTGCGCACCCGGCAATAATAGCCCCTTTCATATCTACGATTCGCCGCTGCTAGCCGGTGATTTCGACTCAAATTACCCACGCTCACGCTCCTATGACCCCTTCGCCTCCAAGCAAGGCGGCGGGCCGACGCGAGCGGTGCGGGACGCCGACGGGGCTAAGCCTGCGAGCGTCGAGATCGCGTCCGCCGGCCGCGACACGTCATCCGACATGCCGCCATTGATCAGCCAAAAACGGCAACATCCGACCCAGAAAGGCGCGCCGGCGCCCGATGAGGAGAGCGCACGCTCGGCGCCCCAGCCAGCGCCTGAGACGCGCCCCGCTCAACCCAGATCCGGCGCTGCGGCCGACGCCGCCGACTATATCTGGAGCGTCTACGCCCTCAACGGCGTCGCGTTCCCCGCGGACAGCCGCCGCTCGCTCCCTGCGCTCTTTCGAGCCTGCAAAGATCGCGGCGAGATCGATCACTCCACGGCCCCCGCGATTGGAGATATCGTATTCTTTCACAATAGCGTCGACAGCAATCAGGACGGCCGAAATAACGACTGGTACACCCACGCGGGCATCGTTGAGTCGCACGCCGACAACGGCTCGGTGACTCTTCTCAGCTACCGCGGCGACAAGGTCGACCGACTAATTATGTCGCTGGAGAGCCCCGATGCCTCCATGGACCGCCACGGCGGCAAGCTCAACTCACAATTGCGCGCGCCCGCCGACGACGACGCACCCTTCACCCAATACCTGGCAGGCCAACTCTTCGCGGGCACCTGCTCGGCCCTGGGCGAGCGGGCCCAATTCGTCATCGTCGACAATTGGGAACCCGGTATGCACCTGGAGAAATGA